One Lacipirellulaceae bacterium DNA window includes the following coding sequences:
- the rpsP gene encoding 30S ribosomal protein S16 has translation MAVRIRMKKMGRTHRPFFRICAIDKRAPRDGRVLEELGTYDPQIADTDARATLNNERIDYWLSVGAQPSDRVGTLIKKYGTNGTHTEAYTAAREKHAAPKTVPDAGEPVTVERDRKAAEEAKKAEEAKAAEEAKAAEEAAAAEAEAPAEEAAAEGGEEAAAEAPAEEAAAEETTEEAPAEEEKPAE, from the coding sequence GTGGCGGTACGTATCCGCATGAAGAAGATGGGCCGGACCCATCGACCGTTTTTTCGAATTTGTGCCATCGACAAGCGAGCCCCCCGTGATGGGCGAGTGCTCGAAGAGCTCGGCACCTACGACCCCCAAATCGCCGACACCGACGCCCGGGCGACGCTCAACAACGAGCGGATCGACTACTGGCTAAGCGTCGGTGCCCAGCCGAGCGACCGCGTCGGTACGCTGATCAAGAAGTACGGCACCAACGGGACGCATACCGAAGCCTACACTGCGGCCCGCGAAAAGCACGCCGCCCCGAAGACCGTCCCCGACGCTGGCGAACCGGTCACCGTTGAGCGCGATCGCAAAGCCGCTGAGGAAGCCAAGAAGGCAGAAGAAGCAAAAGCTGCCGAAGAGGCGAAGGCCGCGGAAGAAGCTGCCGCTGCTGAAGCGGAGGCTCCGGCTGAGGAAGCTGCTGCCGAGGGTGGTGAAGAAGCCGCAGCGGAAGCTCCTGCTGAAGAGGCCGCAGCCGAGGAAACAACCGAAGAAGCTCCCGCAGAGGAAGAGAAACCCGCTGAGTAG
- a CDS encoding aminotransferase class IV, giving the protein MHDVTAYWNGDWVPQSSLSIALDDLGFLMGVTVVERLRTFNHEPYRRDEHMHRLRRSLEIVGWNPTLAKEVESALNHFVEKNSVAMQPGDDWSLAAFITPGKSFDGSKPNVCVHGNPLPFATWAEHYETGIAAEIVDTRQTPGNTWPTELKCRSRIHYYLADREAHAKTPGARAILLDQNGNIGEGSTANVIAYFKDRGLVTPRHEFVLPGISQQAVFEVAAQLGVSCEQADITPEELTHADEIYFASTSVCLLPVVRLNGKPVGSGEVGAGYQALLEAWNADVGVEIAKQARTFAKR; this is encoded by the coding sequence ATGCACGACGTCACGGCTTACTGGAATGGCGATTGGGTTCCCCAAAGCTCACTGAGCATCGCGCTCGATGATCTCGGCTTTCTCATGGGCGTCACGGTGGTCGAGCGTCTTCGTACGTTCAATCACGAACCGTATCGTAGGGATGAGCACATGCATCGGTTGCGACGCTCGCTCGAAATCGTCGGCTGGAATCCGACGCTCGCGAAAGAGGTCGAGTCTGCCCTCAACCACTTTGTCGAAAAGAACTCAGTTGCGATGCAACCGGGCGACGATTGGTCACTGGCTGCGTTCATCACACCGGGAAAATCGTTCGACGGCAGCAAACCCAATGTCTGCGTCCACGGTAATCCCCTTCCCTTCGCGACTTGGGCAGAGCATTACGAAACAGGAATCGCCGCTGAAATCGTCGACACACGCCAAACGCCCGGCAACACGTGGCCCACGGAACTCAAATGCCGCAGCCGCATACATTACTACCTGGCTGATCGCGAAGCTCATGCGAAAACGCCAGGGGCTAGAGCGATCCTCCTCGATCAGAACGGCAACATTGGTGAGGGGTCGACTGCCAACGTGATCGCCTACTTCAAAGATCGCGGGCTTGTCACCCCGAGGCACGAATTCGTCCTTCCAGGAATCAGCCAACAAGCCGTGTTTGAAGTCGCAGCGCAACTGGGCGTTTCCTGCGAGCAAGCAGACATCACCCCAGAAGAACTTACCCACGCTGACGAAATCTACTTCGCCAGCACTTCGGTGTGTTTGCTTCCCGTGGTACGGCTAAACGGCAAGCCGGTTGGCTCAGGCGAAGTCGGGGCAGGCTACCAAGCACTCCTCGAAGCCTGGAACGCCGACGTCGGCGTTGAAATCGCCAAGCAAGCGCGAACATTCGCAAAGCGCTAA
- a CDS encoding abortive infection family protein, which yields MLNHCPNGWHNMSNLTFIERKKLEDLFRMAGGYVLDFTDFTFQQFMVEAARVDIDDQKYYENGTSKAKRLRAFWKIEPNHVVANSIDAMIELATMSNHAVDTNDIDECKAIAQRLLDESPVPEIDAIKAVSDDRAFEALAESVRESVEKHKTEEGLDRLHTFLIKYIRKLCVEAGIDANPKKALHAVFGEYVKHLRSEGLIESDMAERILKSTISIFESFNHVRNNRSFAHDNQLLTYHESLLIFNNVCAAVKFLRAITDSAQRKEAEPVAAELIPPTDDIPF from the coding sequence TTGCTCAATCATTGCCCGAACGGGTGGCATAACATGTCTAATTTAACCTTTATCGAGAGAAAGAAGCTTGAGGACTTATTTCGTATGGCAGGTGGGTACGTCCTTGATTTCACTGATTTTACTTTCCAGCAATTCATGGTCGAAGCAGCCCGTGTCGACATTGATGATCAGAAGTACTACGAGAACGGAACGTCTAAGGCAAAAAGGCTTCGTGCATTTTGGAAGATAGAACCAAACCATGTTGTAGCAAACTCAATCGATGCAATGATTGAATTGGCCACCATGTCAAACCATGCCGTTGATACAAACGACATTGACGAGTGCAAGGCTATTGCTCAGCGATTGCTTGATGAGTCTCCTGTCCCGGAGATCGATGCTATCAAGGCTGTGTCAGATGACAGAGCGTTTGAAGCGCTCGCAGAATCAGTTCGCGAGTCGGTAGAGAAACACAAGACAGAAGAAGGCCTAGATCGCCTTCACACATTCCTGATCAAGTACATCAGAAAACTGTGCGTTGAAGCTGGAATCGACGCGAACCCTAAGAAAGCCCTGCACGCTGTTTTCGGCGAGTATGTAAAGCACCTCCGCTCTGAAGGGCTGATAGAATCTGACATGGCGGAAAGAATACTGAAATCAACGATCTCGATTTTCGAGTCATTCAATCACGTGAGAAACAACAGATCATTCGCTCACGACAACCAACTACTGACCTATCACGAGAGTCTATTGATATTCAATAACGTATGTGCGGCTGTGAAGTTTTTGCGTGCGATTACTGACAGTGCCCAACGCAAAGAAGCCGAACCAGTAGCTGCCGAGTTGATACCGCCAACGGATGACATACCGTTTTAG
- a CDS encoding AAA family ATPase codes for MTTPLMDPSLVAGSVLADEASGIVPPSTPNGEDASGGTPSSLKGFLPAEPASLEDCGLTGPDVENLLLRLLLFRGTATSWAATENCGLPRPLVLEAFERLRAELLVSIKGSSGLEDYVFQLTEAGHDHARRLSEQCTYAGVAPVSLEAYIDSVEQQSLKHSKITLADLKETLHELKLTGALLSQLGQAINDGRGLFLYGPPGNGKTSVSERVVSSFGEYVWIPHTVTIDGELVRLYDPRSHVAVDEAEVKELLGEFAWDRRWILIQRPTIVVGGELTMAQLELQYNPSTGICEAPVQMRANCGALVIDDFGRQRMPASEMLNRLIVPMEKHYDFLNMASGRQVSTPFEMLLVFSTNLEPGQLVDEAFLRRIPYKIEVASPSEEQFTELFLQLARSNECTCNPQVVEYLIERHFRTKNRPLRYCHPRDLLRQITNLCDFTGVQKEVSRDTVDVAVHNYFAGL; via the coding sequence ATGACGACACCACTCATGGATCCCTCGCTGGTTGCAGGAAGTGTTCTCGCTGACGAAGCGTCTGGCATTGTTCCTCCCTCGACGCCTAACGGCGAAGACGCAAGCGGGGGGACGCCGAGTTCGCTGAAAGGCTTTTTGCCTGCGGAGCCGGCGTCGCTCGAAGATTGCGGTCTGACGGGGCCAGATGTTGAGAATCTGTTGCTTCGTCTACTGCTGTTTCGTGGAACGGCGACCAGTTGGGCGGCGACCGAGAACTGCGGGCTGCCTCGGCCTTTGGTCCTCGAAGCGTTTGAACGCTTGCGTGCGGAACTGCTGGTTTCGATTAAAGGGTCTTCAGGGCTGGAGGACTATGTCTTTCAGTTGACCGAAGCGGGGCACGATCACGCGCGGCGGCTGTCGGAGCAATGCACCTACGCAGGTGTTGCGCCGGTTTCGCTGGAGGCTTACATTGACTCCGTCGAACAACAGTCGCTGAAGCATAGCAAAATCACACTAGCTGATTTGAAGGAAACCCTCCACGAGTTGAAGCTGACAGGCGCATTGCTTAGTCAGCTCGGCCAAGCGATTAACGATGGTCGCGGCTTGTTCCTCTATGGCCCTCCAGGAAATGGTAAGACGAGCGTTTCCGAACGCGTTGTTAGCAGCTTTGGGGAGTACGTGTGGATACCTCACACGGTAACGATTGATGGCGAGTTGGTGCGCCTCTACGATCCACGGAGCCACGTGGCCGTTGACGAAGCGGAAGTGAAAGAACTGCTTGGTGAGTTTGCTTGGGACCGTCGTTGGATCTTGATTCAACGTCCGACGATTGTTGTCGGTGGCGAACTGACGATGGCGCAGCTTGAGTTGCAATACAATCCTTCGACAGGCATCTGCGAAGCGCCCGTGCAGATGCGAGCGAATTGCGGAGCGTTGGTGATTGACGACTTCGGTCGTCAACGGATGCCGGCCTCAGAGATGCTCAATCGGCTGATTGTGCCCATGGAAAAGCACTACGACTTCTTGAACATGGCCAGCGGGCGGCAGGTGAGTACGCCATTCGAGATGCTGCTGGTGTTCAGCACAAACCTTGAGCCGGGCCAGTTAGTCGACGAAGCTTTCTTACGGCGGATTCCTTACAAGATTGAAGTGGCAAGCCCCAGCGAGGAACAGTTCACCGAGCTGTTCTTGCAGTTAGCACGCAGCAATGAATGCACGTGTAATCCGCAGGTGGTTGAATACCTGATCGAACGCCACTTCCGCACGAAGAACCGGCCACTGCGGTATTGCCACCCTCGGGATCTCTTAAGGCAAATTACGAATCTTTGTGATTTCACGGGGGTTCAGAAAGAGGTTTCGCGCGACACGGTGGATGTGGCGGTGCATAACTATTTTGCTGGGCTGTAG
- the ffh gene encoding signal recognition particle protein, which yields MFEGLQDGLGSAFKTLRGKGKLSEKNMRDGLKLVEKSLLEADVSFEVVRAFMKRVTEEAVGEKVLKSLNPDEQVVGIVHQALIDLMGPVDHSLHLKGKGEVTVLMMCGLQGSGKTTTCGKLGRMLKESGRKPLLVAADLQRPAAIDQLHVLGEQLGIDVYSDRTNKDPVKVCNAAVKEAKKLEVDVVILDTAGRLHVDDELMSQLTNIDRQCGPDQALLVVDGMTGQDAVNSAKAFNEALELDGVVMTKLDGDARGGAALSVKQVTGVPIKFIGTGEHLDALEEFHPDRMAGRILGQGDILSLVEKAQREFDQDEMAKQEERMRKGEFTLDDFRKQLGQITKLGPLQKVMGMIPGMGGMMDAMGDIDPEKDMKRLFGIIDAMTAEEKRNPSKVIDQSRRRRIAEGSGVQPNEVNDLVKQFDAMAQMMTAMAGKGVRERMKMAREMQAAAVSGGTITKKKQSTGKRMTPKEKAAARKARAKEARRRKRGG from the coding sequence ATGTTCGAAGGACTACAAGACGGACTAGGCAGTGCCTTCAAGACCCTCCGCGGCAAAGGAAAGCTCTCCGAGAAGAACATGCGCGACGGGCTGAAGCTCGTCGAGAAGTCGCTCCTCGAAGCGGACGTCTCCTTCGAGGTCGTCCGCGCGTTCATGAAGCGGGTCACCGAGGAAGCGGTCGGCGAGAAGGTCCTCAAGTCGCTCAACCCGGACGAGCAGGTCGTCGGCATCGTCCACCAGGCCCTCATCGACCTCATGGGCCCGGTCGATCACTCGCTCCACCTCAAAGGCAAGGGCGAAGTGACCGTCCTCATGATGTGCGGCTTGCAGGGCTCGGGAAAAACCACCACCTGCGGCAAGCTCGGACGGATGCTCAAAGAGTCAGGCCGCAAGCCGCTGCTGGTGGCCGCCGACCTCCAACGCCCCGCGGCAATCGACCAGTTGCACGTGCTGGGTGAGCAACTCGGCATCGACGTCTATTCCGACCGCACCAACAAAGACCCCGTGAAGGTCTGCAACGCCGCGGTCAAGGAAGCAAAGAAACTAGAAGTCGACGTTGTAATTCTCGATACCGCCGGTCGTTTGCACGTGGACGACGAGCTGATGAGCCAGCTCACCAACATCGACCGCCAGTGCGGTCCTGACCAGGCGCTGCTGGTCGTCGACGGTATGACGGGGCAAGACGCCGTCAACAGTGCCAAGGCGTTTAACGAAGCGCTCGAGCTCGACGGCGTCGTCATGACCAAGCTCGATGGCGACGCCCGCGGCGGGGCAGCGCTCTCGGTGAAGCAAGTCACCGGGGTGCCGATCAAGTTCATCGGCACGGGCGAACACCTCGACGCGCTCGAGGAGTTCCACCCCGATCGCATGGCAGGCCGCATCCTCGGGCAGGGCGATATTCTCTCGCTGGTCGAAAAAGCCCAACGCGAATTCGATCAGGACGAGATGGCCAAGCAGGAAGAGCGGATGCGCAAGGGCGAGTTCACGCTCGACGACTTCCGCAAGCAGCTCGGCCAAATCACCAAGCTCGGCCCGCTACAAAAAGTGATGGGCATGATCCCCGGCATGGGCGGCATGATGGACGCCATGGGCGACATCGACCCGGAGAAAGACATGAAACGCCTATTCGGCATCATCGACGCGATGACCGCCGAGGAGAAACGCAACCCAAGTAAAGTGATCGACCAAAGCCGCCGCCGCCGCATCGCCGAGGGCTCCGGCGTGCAGCCCAACGAAGTCAACGACCTGGTGAAACAGTTCGACGCGATGGCCCAAATGATGACCGCCATGGCCGGCAAAGGCGTCCGCGAACGCATGAAAATGGCCCGCGAAATGCAAGCCGCCGCCGTGAGCGGGGGGACGATCACCAAGAAGAAGCAAAGTACTGGAAAACGGATGACCCCGAAGGAGAAGGCGGCCGCGCGTAAGGCTCGGGCGAAGGAGGCGCGGAGGCGGAAGCGTGGGGGGTGA
- a CDS encoding HigA family addiction module antitoxin, producing MKSKSPTTTEEAAQAKLVERRLPSNRPPTHPGEMLNEEFLKPLGISQSALARRLEISFPRVNEIIHAKRSVTPDTALRLAQVLGMPADFWLGLQSDWDLWHAMRSEATKEICKLEPVRRS from the coding sequence ATGAAGTCGAAATCACCGACTACCACTGAAGAAGCCGCTCAAGCAAAACTCGTTGAGCGCCGACTCCCCAGCAACCGTCCGCCGACGCATCCTGGGGAGATGCTCAACGAAGAATTCTTGAAGCCGTTGGGGATTTCTCAATCGGCACTTGCCCGACGTCTCGAAATCTCGTTCCCGCGGGTGAATGAAATCATCCATGCCAAGCGGAGCGTCACCCCTGACACGGCCCTTCGCCTAGCACAGGTGCTAGGGATGCCGGCTGACTTTTGGTTGGGACTGCAATCCGACTGGGATTTGTGGCACGCCATGAGAAGCGAAGCGACGAAGGAAATATGCAAGCTGGAGCCGGTTCGTCGCTCGTAG
- the trmD gene encoding tRNA (guanosine(37)-N1)-methyltransferase TrmD has product MRFDILTLFPEMFPGYLSQSLLNLAIENGLVDIQLHNIRDWSSDTKHHKVDDRPFGGGAGMVLQVGPIVEAVESVRELTPTAGKVVMLTPGGEKLNQRVVERLATQERLILLCGRYEGFDQRICDILEPEEISLGDFIVNGGEVAAMVLVDAVVRLVPGVLGDEDSNRYDSFSTGNRLLEYAQYTRPREYRGHEVPEVLLSGDHEKIAKWREENSLERTKQRRPDLLDE; this is encoded by the coding sequence ATGCGTTTCGACATCCTCACGCTCTTCCCCGAGATGTTCCCCGGGTACCTGAGCCAGAGCCTGTTGAACCTAGCGATCGAAAACGGCCTGGTCGACATCCAGTTGCACAATATCCGCGACTGGTCGAGCGACACAAAGCACCACAAAGTCGACGATCGCCCCTTCGGAGGCGGAGCCGGCATGGTCCTGCAAGTGGGACCAATTGTTGAAGCAGTTGAATCCGTCCGAGAGTTGACGCCCACGGCTGGCAAAGTCGTGATGCTGACTCCCGGCGGAGAGAAGTTAAACCAACGCGTCGTCGAACGCCTCGCCACGCAAGAGCGGCTCATCCTGCTCTGCGGGCGGTACGAGGGCTTCGATCAACGCATTTGTGACATTTTAGAACCCGAGGAGATTTCCCTAGGAGACTTCATCGTCAACGGCGGCGAGGTCGCCGCGATGGTGCTGGTCGACGCGGTCGTGAGACTCGTCCCCGGCGTCCTGGGCGACGAAGACAGTAACCGTTACGATTCATTCTCCACCGGAAACCGCCTCCTCGAATACGCCCAATACACCCGCCCAAGAGAATACCGAGGCCACGAAGTCCCCGAGGTACTACTCAGCGGCGACCACGAAAAAATAGCCAAATGGCGGGAAGAGAATAGTTTAGAGAGAACCAAGCAGAGACGGCCTGATCTTCTCGACGAGTAG